A genomic segment from Truepera sp. encodes:
- a CDS encoding flavodoxin domain-containing protein, translated as MNALVVYDSQYGNTERLAEAIGEALAPCGVVRVSKVTPEQLTGLDVLVVGSPTQRFRPTPAVSAFLASVPAAGLRGVRVAAFDTRFSAQRARSMSAVLGFVVRLLGPSAYAATHLAKQLEQRGGTLIAPPEGFRVTDAEGPLEEGELERAASWGAKLRLAPEPLGPRHDHVVPGPGGGKAQARSQHSGRG; from the coding sequence ATGAACGCATTGGTCGTTTACGATTCGCAGTACGGCAACACCGAACGCCTCGCGGAGGCCATCGGCGAAGCACTCGCCCCTTGCGGCGTGGTGCGGGTGAGCAAGGTGACGCCGGAGCAACTCACGGGCCTGGACGTGCTCGTGGTCGGGTCGCCGACTCAGCGGTTCCGGCCCACGCCGGCAGTCAGCGCTTTCCTCGCAAGTGTACCGGCGGCCGGCCTGAGAGGTGTTCGGGTAGCCGCCTTCGACACGCGCTTCTCCGCCCAGAGGGCGAGGTCGATGTCGGCGGTGCTTGGTTTCGTCGTCAGGCTCCTTGGCCCGTCCGCTTATGCGGCTACTCACTTGGCGAAACAGCTCGAGCAGAGAGGCGGCACCTTGATCGCGCCCCCCGAAGGCTTCCGCGTGACTGATGCGGAGGGGCCCTTGGAAGAGGGTGAACTCGAGCGCGCCGCGAGCTGGGGAGCGAAGCTCCGTCTCGCTCCGGAACCGCTGGGTCCGCGACACGACCACGTGGTTCCCGGCCCGGGCGGCGGTAAGGCCCAAGCCCGCTCCCAGCATTCTGGACGTGGTTAG
- a CDS encoding aminotransferase class IV: MVPCHGGQSHGGHAHGGHSRTGRRRPSTAPRLSPRTRLLCPNTTATVRANLSSSMPGAPEPFETLRWEAGAPAAEAGGFVRLRAHLSRLTRACNYLSIDFSATEARACLLAAAQHFEGPTRVRLLVTRSGALHLTSSPLASATSSVLDVGVAFERVNEDDPLRRHKTTAREVYDLASKKAAVLGLADIVFLNLRDNVAEGAISNVFVRRGAILVTPPVSAGALPGVLRGALIATGECVEAEVSLANLEKGDFYLGSSLRGLRPARLAPGIVSVATKPN, from the coding sequence ATGGTTCCGTGTCACGGCGGTCAGTCCCACGGCGGTCATGCTCACGGCGGTCATTCTCGCACCGGTCGGCGCCGGCCATCGACCGCGCCACGACTGAGCCCGAGGACGAGGCTTCTCTGCCCGAACACGACCGCCACCGTGCGCGCTAACCTGTCCTCGTCCATGCCAGGAGCGCCCGAACCCTTCGAGACCCTACGGTGGGAGGCGGGGGCACCCGCCGCCGAGGCGGGAGGCTTCGTACGCTTGCGCGCACACCTCTCTCGTCTCACTCGCGCATGTAACTACTTGAGCATCGACTTCTCGGCAACCGAGGCGCGCGCCTGCCTTCTTGCAGCCGCTCAGCACTTCGAGGGGCCCACGCGGGTGCGGCTCCTGGTGACCAGGTCCGGGGCGCTGCACCTCACGAGCTCCCCGCTGGCTTCGGCCACGAGCAGCGTGCTGGACGTGGGCGTGGCGTTCGAGCGGGTGAACGAGGACGACCCTCTGAGGCGCCACAAGACGACGGCGCGCGAAGTGTACGACCTGGCCTCTAAGAAGGCTGCGGTCCTCGGGCTGGCTGACATCGTCTTCCTCAACCTGCGCGACAACGTGGCCGAAGGGGCGATATCGAACGTGTTCGTGCGCCGGGGCGCAATTCTGGTCACGCCGCCCGTGAGCGCGGGGGCGCTGCCGGGCGTGCTTCGCGGAGCGCTAATCGCCACCGGCGAGTGCGTGGAGGCCGAGGTAAGCCTGGCCAACTTGGAGAAGGGCGACTTCTACTTGGGGAGTTCGTTGCGAGGGTTGCGGCCCGCGCGCTTGGCGCCGGGGATCGTGAGTGTCGCGACCAAACCGAATTGA